From Ananas comosus cultivar F153 unplaced genomic scaffold, ASM154086v1, whole genome shotgun sequence, a single genomic window includes:
- the LOC109706185 gene encoding plasma membrane ATPase-like has translation MMQARAGIREVHFLPFNPVDKRTALTYIDANGNWHRVSKGAPEQIMSLCNCREDVRKKAHSVIDKFAERGLRSLAVARQEVPEKSKESPGGPWEFVLQNISKTPSLPI, from the exons ATGATGCAGGCGCGAGCTGGAATCAGGGAAGTGCACTTCCTCCCCTTCAACCCAGTCGACAAGAGGACGGCCTTGACCTACATTGATGCCAACGGCAACTGGCATCGTGTCAGCAAAGGTGCCCCCGAACAG ATTATGAGCCTCTGCAACTGCAGGGAAGACGTGAGAAAGAAGGCTCACAGTGTGATCGACAAGTTCGCCGAACGCGGGCTTCGCTCGCTAGCCGTTGCAAGGCAGGAAGTCCCCGAGAAGAGCAAGGAGAGCCCGGGAGGCCCCTGGGAGTTTGTTCTGCAAAACATTTCCAAAACCCCAAGTCTTCCTATTTAA